In Pelmatolapia mariae isolate MD_Pm_ZW linkage group LG13, Pm_UMD_F_2, whole genome shotgun sequence, a genomic segment contains:
- the agpat4 gene encoding 1-acyl-sn-glycerol-3-phosphate acyltransferase delta isoform X1, with translation MGLLQLLKSQFLCHLIICYVFLVSGLIINLLQLCTLPVWLVSKQLARRINIRLAYCISSQMVAILEWWSGTECTLYTDPKSYPLYGKENAIVVLNHAFEIDFLCGWTFCERFGVLGSSKVLAKKQLAYVPIIGWMWYFLEIVFCKRKWEEDRRTVNESLQKLRDYPENFWFLLYCEGTRFTPKKHQVSMQVAESKGLPKLKYHLLPRTKGFWVTVQSLRGKAAAVYDSTLNFRDNEMPTLLGLLNGKKYHADLYVRRIPLELIPEDEKECAEWLHKLYQEKDSFQEHYAKTGRFPGPIMSPPRRPWSLINWLFWSCLLLYPLGLLLTQLISSGSVFTIVASVAVCSAASLGVRWMIGQTEIKRGSNYGNKEVSLNNN, from the exons ATGGGGCTTCTTCAGCTGCTAAAATCCCAGTTCTTGTGCCACCTGATCATCTGCTATGTCTTCCTGGTCAGCGGCCTTATTATCAACCTGTTGCAGCTTTGTACTTTACCTGTGTGGCTGGTCAGTAAGCAGCTGGCCCGCAGAATCAACATCAGACTGGCCTACTGCATCTCCAGCC AGATGGTTGCTATCTTGGAGTGGTGGTCTGGGACAGAGTGCACACTCTACACTGACCCAAAGAGTTATCCACTGTATGGAAAAGAGAATGCCATTGTGGTTCTCAACCACGCTTTTGAGATAGACTTCCTGTGTGGTTGGACCTTCTGTGAGAGATTTGGAGTTCTTGGG AGCTCAAAAGTGTTAGCCAAAAAACAGCTGGCTTATGTACCGATCATCGGCTGGATGTGGTACTTCTTGGAGATAGTTTTCTGCAAAAGGAAATGGGAGGAAGATCGAAGGACGGTGAATGAGAGTCTTCAGAAACTGCGGGATTACCCAGAAAACTTCTGG tTCTTGCTTTATTGCGAAGGGACACGCTTCACACCAAAGAAGCACCAGGTCAGCATGCAGGTGGCTGAAAGCAAAGGGTTGCCCAAACTAAAGTATCATCTTTTGCCCAGAACCAAAGGATTCTGGGTAACAGTTCAGAGCCTCAGAGGGAAGG CTGCGGCTGTTTACGATTCCACGCTGAACTTCAGAGACAATGAAATGCCGACTTTGCTGGGGCTTCTTAACGGGAAAAAATATCACGCAGATTTATATGTGAG GAGAATTCCTCTAGAGTTGATCCCAGAAGATGAGAAGGAGTGTGCTGAGTGGCTCCACAAACTTTACCAGGAGAAG GATAGCTTTCAAGAGCACTACGCAAAGACTGGGCGCTTCCCGGGCCCCATAATGAGTCCTCCTCGTCGACCGTGGTCCTTGATCAACTGGCTATTCTGGTCCTGCCTGCTCCTGTACCCTCTAGGCCTGCTGCTCACTCAGCTGATCAGCTCTGGATCAGTATTTACCATCGTAGCTTCCGTGGCTGTCTGCTCTGCAG cTTCACTGGGAGTTCGCTGGATGATTGGCCAGACTGAGATAAAAAGAGGCTCTAACTATGGGAATAAGGAGGTTTCTCTAAACAACAACTAG
- the agpat4 gene encoding 1-acyl-sn-glycerol-3-phosphate acyltransferase delta isoform X3: MGLLQLLKSQFLCHLIICYVFLVSGLIINLLQLCTLPVWLVSKQLARRINIRLAYCISSQMVAILEWWSGTECTLYTDPKSYPLYGKENAIVVLNHAFEIDFLCGWTFCERFGVLGSSKVLAKKQLAYVPIIGWMWYFLEIVFCKRKWEEDRRTVNESLQKLRDYPENFWFLLYCEGTRFTPKKHQVSMQVAESKGLPKLKYHLLPRTKGFWVTVQSLRGKAAAVYDSTLNFRDNEMPTLLGLLNGKKYHADLYVRRIPLELIPEDEKECAEWLHKLYQEKDSFQEHYAKTGRFPGPIMSPPRRPWSLINWLFWSCLLLYPLGLLLTQLISSGSVFTIVASVAVCSAADLTPPIFTGSSLDDWPD, encoded by the exons ATGGGGCTTCTTCAGCTGCTAAAATCCCAGTTCTTGTGCCACCTGATCATCTGCTATGTCTTCCTGGTCAGCGGCCTTATTATCAACCTGTTGCAGCTTTGTACTTTACCTGTGTGGCTGGTCAGTAAGCAGCTGGCCCGCAGAATCAACATCAGACTGGCCTACTGCATCTCCAGCC AGATGGTTGCTATCTTGGAGTGGTGGTCTGGGACAGAGTGCACACTCTACACTGACCCAAAGAGTTATCCACTGTATGGAAAAGAGAATGCCATTGTGGTTCTCAACCACGCTTTTGAGATAGACTTCCTGTGTGGTTGGACCTTCTGTGAGAGATTTGGAGTTCTTGGG AGCTCAAAAGTGTTAGCCAAAAAACAGCTGGCTTATGTACCGATCATCGGCTGGATGTGGTACTTCTTGGAGATAGTTTTCTGCAAAAGGAAATGGGAGGAAGATCGAAGGACGGTGAATGAGAGTCTTCAGAAACTGCGGGATTACCCAGAAAACTTCTGG tTCTTGCTTTATTGCGAAGGGACACGCTTCACACCAAAGAAGCACCAGGTCAGCATGCAGGTGGCTGAAAGCAAAGGGTTGCCCAAACTAAAGTATCATCTTTTGCCCAGAACCAAAGGATTCTGGGTAACAGTTCAGAGCCTCAGAGGGAAGG CTGCGGCTGTTTACGATTCCACGCTGAACTTCAGAGACAATGAAATGCCGACTTTGCTGGGGCTTCTTAACGGGAAAAAATATCACGCAGATTTATATGTGAG GAGAATTCCTCTAGAGTTGATCCCAGAAGATGAGAAGGAGTGTGCTGAGTGGCTCCACAAACTTTACCAGGAGAAG GATAGCTTTCAAGAGCACTACGCAAAGACTGGGCGCTTCCCGGGCCCCATAATGAGTCCTCCTCGTCGACCGTGGTCCTTGATCAACTGGCTATTCTGGTCCTGCCTGCTCCTGTACCCTCTAGGCCTGCTGCTCACTCAGCTGATCAGCTCTGGATCAGTATTTACCATCGTAGCTTCCGTGGCTGTCTGCTCTGCAG CAGATTTGACACCTCCAAT cTTCACTGGGAGTTCGCTGGATGATTGGCCAGACTGA
- the agpat4 gene encoding 1-acyl-sn-glycerol-3-phosphate acyltransferase delta isoform X2: MGLLQLLKSQFLCHLIICYVFLVSGLIINLLQLCTLPVWLVSKQLARRINIRLAYCISSQMVAILEWWSGTECTLYTDPKSYPLYGKENAIVVLNHAFEIDFLCGWTFCERFGVLGSSKVLAKKQLAYVPIIGWMWYFLEIVFCKRKWEEDRRTVNESLQKLRDYPENFWFLLYCEGTRFTPKKHQVSMQVAESKGLPKLKYHLLPRTKGFWVTVQSLRGKAAAVYDSTLNFRDNEMPTLLGLLNGKKYHADLYVRRIPLELIPEDEKECAEWLHKLYQEKDSFQEHYAKTGRFPGPIMSPPRRPWSLINWLFWSCLLLYPLGLLLTQLISSGSVFTIVASVAVCSAAADLTPPIFTGSSLDDWPD; this comes from the exons ATGGGGCTTCTTCAGCTGCTAAAATCCCAGTTCTTGTGCCACCTGATCATCTGCTATGTCTTCCTGGTCAGCGGCCTTATTATCAACCTGTTGCAGCTTTGTACTTTACCTGTGTGGCTGGTCAGTAAGCAGCTGGCCCGCAGAATCAACATCAGACTGGCCTACTGCATCTCCAGCC AGATGGTTGCTATCTTGGAGTGGTGGTCTGGGACAGAGTGCACACTCTACACTGACCCAAAGAGTTATCCACTGTATGGAAAAGAGAATGCCATTGTGGTTCTCAACCACGCTTTTGAGATAGACTTCCTGTGTGGTTGGACCTTCTGTGAGAGATTTGGAGTTCTTGGG AGCTCAAAAGTGTTAGCCAAAAAACAGCTGGCTTATGTACCGATCATCGGCTGGATGTGGTACTTCTTGGAGATAGTTTTCTGCAAAAGGAAATGGGAGGAAGATCGAAGGACGGTGAATGAGAGTCTTCAGAAACTGCGGGATTACCCAGAAAACTTCTGG tTCTTGCTTTATTGCGAAGGGACACGCTTCACACCAAAGAAGCACCAGGTCAGCATGCAGGTGGCTGAAAGCAAAGGGTTGCCCAAACTAAAGTATCATCTTTTGCCCAGAACCAAAGGATTCTGGGTAACAGTTCAGAGCCTCAGAGGGAAGG CTGCGGCTGTTTACGATTCCACGCTGAACTTCAGAGACAATGAAATGCCGACTTTGCTGGGGCTTCTTAACGGGAAAAAATATCACGCAGATTTATATGTGAG GAGAATTCCTCTAGAGTTGATCCCAGAAGATGAGAAGGAGTGTGCTGAGTGGCTCCACAAACTTTACCAGGAGAAG GATAGCTTTCAAGAGCACTACGCAAAGACTGGGCGCTTCCCGGGCCCCATAATGAGTCCTCCTCGTCGACCGTGGTCCTTGATCAACTGGCTATTCTGGTCCTGCCTGCTCCTGTACCCTCTAGGCCTGCTGCTCACTCAGCTGATCAGCTCTGGATCAGTATTTACCATCGTAGCTTCCGTGGCTGTCTGCTCTGCAG CAGCAGATTTGACACCTCCAAT cTTCACTGGGAGTTCGCTGGATGATTGGCCAGACTGA